In one window of Chloroflexota bacterium DNA:
- a CDS encoding HAMP domain-containing protein, producing the protein MGRYLNDAEIERLAEIAYMPLELYRLDADMPSDVQSIRPSLSEETPIAMKPLSGDAIAGYSLLTDIYGEPILILKAEMPRDIYQKGQESMRYFLIGLLCVGVVLGGVTVLILERSVLSQLARLSASVKRIGSSGDLSTRLSMPGKDELSVLAGSMNGMLEALQHSQQELQKYSGELERMVEDRTRELREAQEKLVRAEKLAAIGEVAGGIAHELRTPLAAIKLSADFLEAKLEGTADEKAIKHLVFLKKEVDACNKTINDLLDFARPAKPGTEQLDINEIVRSVIQASTLPQNVKAATDLATGLPPVTADASHIRRALSNLILNAVQAMPDGGQLTLSTAQKGKFIEVKVTDTGVGVPEENLGKVFEPLFTTKAKGIGLGLVIAKASIERQGGTIEVESQVGKGTTFTVRLPVGEEALHE; encoded by the coding sequence ATGGGACGTTACCTGAACGATGCGGAAATCGAGCGCCTGGCTGAGATCGCCTATATGCCTTTGGAGTTGTACCGACTCGATGCAGATATGCCTTCAGATGTCCAATCAATTCGACCGTCTTTGTCAGAGGAAACGCCCATTGCTATGAAGCCGCTCAGTGGGGACGCGATTGCGGGGTACAGCTTGCTGACTGACATTTACGGGGAGCCGATTCTCATTCTGAAGGCAGAAATGCCCCGAGATATCTACCAAAAGGGCCAGGAGAGCATGCGCTACTTTTTGATAGGGCTCCTCTGTGTTGGAGTGGTGCTTGGTGGGGTGACTGTGCTAATCCTGGAGAGATCGGTACTATCCCAGCTGGCGCGACTCAGTGCCAGCGTGAAGAGGATTGGCAGCAGCGGTGATCTGTCAACGCGCCTGTCAATGCCTGGGAAGGATGAGTTGTCAGTGCTGGCTGGCAGTATGAACGGCATGCTGGAGGCATTGCAGCATTCTCAGCAGGAGCTACAGAAGTATTCTGGTGAACTGGAGAGGATGGTAGAGGATAGGACTCGAGAGCTAAGGGAGGCCCAAGAAAAGCTGGTTCGTGCCGAGAAGCTGGCAGCGATAGGCGAGGTGGCTGGTGGGATTGCCCACGAACTGCGGACGCCCCTGGCGGCCATTAAGCTTTCGGCAGACTTCCTCGAGGCGAAGTTAGAAGGCACAGCCGACGAAAAGGCTATCAAGCACCTCGTTTTCCTGAAGAAAGAAGTCGATGCCTGTAACAAGACAATCAACGACCTGTTAGACTTCGCGCGGCCAGCCAAGCCCGGCACTGAACAACTCGATATCAACGAGATCGTCCGGTCGGTGATCCAGGCCAGCACACTGCCTCAGAACGTGAAGGCTGCTACTGACCTGGCCACGGGTTTGCCTCCGGTCACGGCAGACGCCAGTCATATACGACGGGCCCTATCCAACCTGATTTTGAATGCGGTTCAGGCTATGCCCGATGGAGGCCAACTTACCTTGAGCACTGCCCAAAAGGGCAAATTCATTGAGGTAAAAGTGACTGATACGGGAGTTGGCGTACCTGAAGAGAACCTGGGGAAAGTCTTTGAACCGCTGTTTACCACTAAGGCCAAGGGGATAGGGCTGGGACTGGTGATAGCCAAGGCATCGATAGAGAGGCAAGGCGGCACTATCGAAGTGGAGAGCCAGGTCGGAAAAGGCACCACATTTACGGTTAGATTGCCTGTTGGCGAGGAGGCATTGCATGAATGA